From one Paractinoplanes brasiliensis genomic stretch:
- a CDS encoding alpha/beta hydrolase fold domain-containing protein: MKTVKIVIAAAAVLAAGVGVADAGVGPEAGWGGITREQVRIDLGQGWVTKAELTYPSRSKGRLPLVVFLHGSGRNDMNQTLPGGRGSTFVRLAQSAGHEGYATLRFNKRGVTGIGPVRTTDPAQLEPANPYDRTLRDAAAVVRFAAKSPRVNPSKIFLLGHSEGTHVAANLAADPKRHGIPKPAGVVAMAVLGRPVEQLLTFQVYGRLLLQLHDEFDLDGDGALTATEVGDGLVGRPEQVAGLFRSVLLDGAEVRASTDKNRDGRIAVDAEAGPVLREMTGIDAYPNIPGLDPFLVGYLEDLARFPDVSKALPRFAGPTLLLNGENDLETPARAALAADAAVAAAGNPDHKVVIYPGMVHTMNLAPKFSDAPGEPDQRVIDEVRGWLKAHR; the protein is encoded by the coding sequence CGCCGGCGTGGGGGTTGCCGACGCCGGCGTGGGACCGGAGGCCGGCTGGGGCGGCATCACCCGTGAACAGGTGCGCATCGACCTCGGCCAGGGCTGGGTCACCAAGGCCGAGCTGACCTATCCGAGCCGCTCGAAGGGCCGTCTGCCGCTGGTGGTTTTCCTGCACGGCAGCGGGCGCAACGACATGAACCAGACGCTGCCGGGCGGGCGGGGCTCGACGTTCGTACGGCTGGCGCAGTCCGCCGGTCACGAGGGGTACGCGACCTTGCGGTTCAACAAGCGCGGGGTGACCGGCATCGGGCCGGTGCGCACCACCGATCCCGCCCAGCTGGAACCGGCCAACCCCTATGACCGTACGCTGCGGGACGCCGCCGCCGTGGTCCGGTTCGCGGCCAAGTCGCCCCGCGTCAACCCGTCGAAGATCTTCCTGCTCGGCCACAGCGAGGGCACCCACGTGGCCGCGAACCTCGCCGCCGACCCGAAGCGCCACGGCATCCCGAAACCGGCCGGTGTGGTCGCTATGGCTGTTCTGGGCAGGCCCGTCGAACAGCTGCTGACGTTCCAGGTGTACGGGCGTCTGCTGCTGCAGCTGCACGACGAGTTCGACCTCGACGGCGACGGCGCGCTGACGGCCACGGAGGTCGGCGACGGCCTGGTGGGCCGGCCGGAGCAGGTCGCCGGCCTGTTCCGTTCCGTCCTGCTCGACGGCGCCGAGGTCAGGGCGAGCACCGACAAGAACCGGGACGGCCGGATCGCCGTCGACGCCGAGGCCGGTCCGGTGCTGCGCGAGATGACCGGCATCGACGCGTACCCGAACATCCCGGGCCTCGACCCGTTCCTGGTCGGCTATCTCGAGGACCTGGCCCGTTTCCCGGACGTCTCGAAGGCGCTGCCCCGGTTCGCCGGTCCCACGTTGCTGCTCAACGGCGAGAACGACCTCGAGACCCCGGCCCGCGCCGCGCTCGCCGCCGACGCCGCCGTGGCCGCGGCCGGCAACCCCGACCACAAGGTCGTCATCTATCCCGGCATGGTGCACACCATGAACCTGGCCCCGAAGTTCAGCGACGCGCCGGGCGAGCCGGACCAGCGGGTGATCGACGAGGTGCGCGGCTGGCTCAAAGCCCACCGCTGA
- a CDS encoding TetR/AcrR family transcriptional regulator: MPTSTRRARERASTRERIVEAALHILESEGASALTMRRIAADIEYSAPVVYQHFANKDALVLELVEHGHRLMAASFEQAAGEPGIDRRMMRIAADYIRFAGEHPHLYQIMNGTAVDAEARRRAAAPISAVLIELVTAWSQAYDVVLDDFDEACDIIWGTLYGIASLGNLGTVGNERAQRLAQQALRTLLRGWRSDLPDEP; this comes from the coding sequence ATGCCGACCAGCACCAGGCGGGCGCGCGAACGCGCGAGCACCCGCGAACGCATCGTCGAGGCCGCGCTGCACATCCTCGAGAGCGAGGGTGCTTCGGCTCTGACGATGCGGCGGATAGCGGCCGACATCGAGTACTCCGCGCCCGTGGTCTATCAGCACTTCGCCAACAAGGACGCGCTCGTGCTGGAGCTGGTCGAACACGGCCACCGGCTGATGGCCGCGTCGTTCGAGCAGGCCGCCGGGGAACCCGGCATCGACCGGCGGATGATGCGGATCGCGGCGGACTACATCAGGTTCGCCGGTGAGCACCCGCACCTGTACCAGATCATGAACGGCACCGCCGTCGACGCGGAGGCCCGCCGGCGGGCGGCCGCCCCGATCAGCGCCGTCCTGATAGAACTGGTCACCGCCTGGTCGCAGGCCTACGACGTGGTCCTGGACGACTTCGACGAGGCCTGCGACATCATCTGGGGCACCCTGTACGGGATCGCCTCGCTCGGCAACCTCGGCACGGTCGGCAACGAACGCGCCCAGCGGCTCGCCCAGCAGGCGTTGCGAACGCTGCTCCGGGGATGGCGCAGCGACCTGCCGGACGAGCCGTGA
- a CDS encoding nuclear transport factor 2 family protein, with protein MRTPTVVPGLAAALAAAGVIAVTVVAGPSASSAVSPVELAAAPQAGGHAHPGGKHDQVPAIGRRWAAAWMSGDPAKLARLYTKDAVYTDQALNLVFHGRAGVVEWATGSHQLVRNLGFDVKRGFRGGDGVVIEGTFTGHLAGAPRPFAVPVVTVLRLRGDLVVSSNDYYNRGEILSDSGLPADWTPTGS; from the coding sequence ATGCGCACACCGACCGTCGTTCCCGGCCTCGCCGCCGCGCTGGCCGCCGCGGGCGTCATCGCCGTCACCGTCGTCGCCGGGCCTTCGGCATCCTCGGCGGTGTCGCCAGTGGAACTGGCCGCGGCGCCGCAGGCGGGCGGGCACGCACACCCGGGCGGGAAGCACGATCAGGTGCCGGCGATCGGGCGACGATGGGCCGCCGCCTGGATGAGCGGTGACCCGGCGAAGCTGGCCCGCCTGTACACCAAGGACGCGGTCTACACCGACCAGGCGCTCAACCTGGTGTTCCACGGTCGCGCGGGAGTGGTGGAGTGGGCGACCGGGTCGCACCAGCTCGTCCGCAACCTCGGGTTCGACGTCAAGCGCGGCTTCCGCGGGGGCGACGGAGTGGTGATCGAGGGCACGTTCACCGGACACCTCGCCGGGGCGCCCCGCCCGTTCGCGGTTCCGGTCGTCACCGTGCTGCGGCTGCGCGGCGACCTGGTCGTCTCGAGCAACGACTACTACAACCGGGGCGAGATCCTGAGCGATTCCGGACTGCCCGCGGACTGGACCCCGACCGGCAGCTGA
- a CDS encoding methyl-accepting chemotaxis protein — translation MTTRLMAYSLLLALSVGALWIAAEWSANSTRDTAAALALSQARVDAAQQLKFRVTDVSGWQAGYAFNIVRGAPGATTDSAPERSAFLAAMDSFLKELDDMAALPLTPGEEADVATIRSGFQRFQELDDRVIAGYRAGTPAGVAQANHLVAGPGLDLYAVIAGGVDRLLATAREQEAVAHQEAEDTADRTSGVATLVGSLSLFFAVVLTILISLSILRPLSALQDRLADIAEGDGDLTKRLETTGHDQFTDVSRSFNTFVDKIATAVRGIRDSANAVAQASEKLTRTAIQIMVDAKATSRQSGEVVLAADEVAANVRTVAASTSSMGGSLQTITSTAGEVGRVCEQSVRAARTTQEVVGRLTTSSRQIGDIVKVISAIAQQTNLLALNATIEASRAGESGKGFAVVAGEVKKLAQEAEAATEDITAKVQDIQQDTAMAAEAVGEIVETTGRLGSFQSTISAAVREQAAATDEISDHITDSTTSSADIAASIATISTGAQTTTDGVIDIRDATQELSRLSNGLQALVGQFKI, via the coding sequence GTGACCACGCGCCTGATGGCGTATTCGCTCCTCCTGGCCCTGAGCGTGGGCGCCCTGTGGATTGCCGCCGAGTGGTCGGCGAACAGCACCCGCGACACGGCGGCGGCGCTGGCTCTTTCCCAGGCCCGGGTCGACGCCGCCCAGCAGCTCAAGTTCCGCGTCACCGATGTGAGCGGGTGGCAGGCCGGGTACGCGTTCAACATCGTCCGCGGGGCGCCGGGGGCCACCACCGACTCGGCGCCCGAGCGAAGCGCGTTCCTGGCCGCGATGGACAGCTTCCTCAAGGAGCTGGACGACATGGCGGCGCTGCCGCTGACCCCGGGCGAGGAAGCGGACGTGGCGACGATCCGGTCCGGCTTCCAGAGGTTCCAGGAGCTGGACGACCGGGTGATCGCCGGCTATCGGGCGGGCACTCCCGCGGGGGTCGCCCAGGCCAACCACCTGGTGGCCGGGCCCGGGCTCGACCTGTACGCGGTGATCGCCGGCGGCGTCGACCGGCTGCTAGCAACCGCGCGGGAGCAGGAGGCGGTCGCGCACCAGGAGGCGGAGGACACCGCCGACCGGACCAGTGGCGTCGCCACCCTGGTGGGTAGCCTGTCGCTGTTCTTCGCGGTGGTGCTCACGATCCTCATCTCCTTGTCGATCCTCCGGCCGTTGAGCGCGTTGCAGGACCGCCTGGCGGACATCGCCGAGGGCGACGGCGATCTGACGAAGCGGCTGGAGACCACCGGCCACGACCAGTTCACCGATGTCAGCCGGTCGTTCAACACGTTCGTCGACAAGATCGCCACCGCCGTACGGGGGATCCGGGACTCGGCCAACGCGGTGGCGCAGGCCAGCGAGAAGCTCACCCGCACCGCGATCCAGATCATGGTGGACGCCAAGGCCACGTCCCGGCAGTCGGGTGAGGTCGTGCTGGCCGCGGACGAGGTGGCGGCCAACGTCCGTACGGTCGCGGCCAGCACCTCCTCGATGGGCGGCTCGCTGCAGACCATCACGAGCACGGCCGGCGAGGTGGGCCGGGTCTGCGAGCAGAGCGTGCGGGCGGCCCGCACCACCCAGGAGGTGGTCGGCCGGTTGACCACCTCGAGCCGGCAGATCGGCGACATCGTCAAGGTCATCAGCGCGATCGCCCAGCAGACCAACCTGCTCGCGCTCAACGCCACCATCGAGGCCTCCCGGGCCGGCGAGTCCGGCAAGGGTTTCGCGGTCGTGGCGGGTGAGGTGAAGAAGCTGGCGCAGGAGGCCGAGGCCGCCACCGAGGACATCACGGCGAAGGTGCAGGACATCCAGCAGGACACCGCGATGGCGGCCGAGGCGGTCGGCGAGATCGTCGAGACCACCGGACGGCTGGGCAGCTTCCAGTCCACCATCAGCGCGGCCGTCCGGGAACAGGCCGCCGCCACCGACGAGATCAGCGACCACATCACCGATTCGACGACGAGTTCGGCCGACATCGCGGCGAGCATCGCCACCATCTCGACGGGCGCGCAGACCACCACCGACGGCGTCATCGACATCCGGGACGCGACGCAGGAGTTGTCCCGGCTCAGCAACGGGCTGCAGGCGCTCGTCGGCCAGTTCAAGATCTGA
- a CDS encoding dolichyl-phosphate-mannose--protein mannosyltransferase codes for MTTATVRTEAAPQEAAKRGVPDIVRRRLATLDDWLNPYSWLVTAFVVAVAALLRFPGLSDRKGYIFDEVYYPTDAWDMLQHGVEWDEKTNGPAYVVHPPLGKWLIAAGEAVFGNNELGWRVPAAVAGTLMILILVRVAYRLFRSVLLAGAAGLLMALDGFQLVLSRTSLLDIFLGLFVLAAFAAMVLDRDHYRRRLLRALEDGYDPEMQFRAPRIVPWWLLVAGVLFGLALGVKWSALFFLPFFGALVLVWRWQARRSTGLARPISTGLGQDIGWGVAAVALTAVFYLATWTGWFVTNTGWFRHHREANGLSEPPILGTLLNLWHYHQEAYGFHSGLTKPHPYQSWPWQWLLLGRPVAFDWNTPTGCGAPSCAREILLLGTPLLWWSFLPALAGLVWFGLARRDWRAWAIFVPVFAGLAPWFYYAVKDGRTMFSFYVLPALPFLILAVVYVLGAIMTPPTGMATGKARTDRQLIGTVAAGAYVILVALCFAYFFPIFTNQVIPYEDWSARLWLGSRWI; via the coding sequence GTGACAACGGCTACCGTGCGGACCGAAGCGGCTCCCCAAGAGGCCGCCAAGCGGGGAGTCCCGGACATCGTGCGGCGGCGGCTGGCCACGCTCGACGACTGGCTCAACCCGTACTCGTGGCTGGTCACCGCGTTCGTCGTGGCGGTGGCGGCGCTGCTGCGGTTCCCGGGGCTGAGCGACCGCAAGGGCTACATCTTCGACGAGGTGTACTACCCGACCGACGCCTGGGACATGTTGCAGCACGGCGTCGAGTGGGACGAGAAGACCAACGGCCCCGCGTACGTCGTGCATCCCCCGCTGGGCAAGTGGCTGATCGCCGCGGGCGAGGCCGTGTTCGGCAACAACGAGCTCGGCTGGCGGGTCCCGGCCGCCGTCGCGGGCACGCTGATGATCCTCATTCTCGTCCGGGTGGCCTACCGCCTGTTCCGCTCGGTGCTGCTCGCCGGCGCGGCCGGTCTGCTCATGGCGCTCGACGGTTTCCAGCTCGTGCTGTCACGCACGTCGCTGCTCGACATCTTCCTCGGCCTGTTCGTGCTGGCCGCGTTCGCCGCCATGGTCCTCGACCGCGACCATTACCGGCGGCGGCTGCTCCGCGCGCTCGAGGACGGCTACGACCCGGAAATGCAGTTCCGCGCGCCCAGGATCGTGCCGTGGTGGCTGCTCGTCGCGGGTGTGCTGTTCGGGCTGGCGCTCGGGGTGAAGTGGAGCGCGCTGTTCTTCCTGCCGTTCTTCGGCGCGCTCGTGCTGGTGTGGCGCTGGCAGGCCCGCCGCTCGACAGGTCTGGCCCGACCGATCTCGACCGGGCTCGGCCAGGACATCGGCTGGGGCGTCGCCGCCGTGGCCCTGACCGCGGTGTTCTACCTGGCCACGTGGACAGGCTGGTTCGTCACGAACACCGGCTGGTTCCGGCACCACCGCGAGGCGAACGGCCTGAGCGAGCCCCCGATCCTGGGCACGTTGCTCAACCTGTGGCACTACCACCAGGAGGCGTACGGGTTCCACAGCGGCCTGACCAAACCGCACCCCTACCAGTCCTGGCCGTGGCAGTGGCTGCTGCTGGGCCGGCCGGTCGCCTTCGACTGGAACACGCCGACCGGCTGCGGGGCGCCGAGCTGCGCGCGCGAGATCCTGCTGCTGGGCACGCCGCTGCTGTGGTGGTCGTTCCTGCCCGCGCTGGCCGGCCTGGTCTGGTTCGGCCTGGCCCGGCGTGACTGGCGGGCGTGGGCGATCTTCGTCCCGGTGTTCGCCGGGCTGGCGCCCTGGTTCTACTACGCGGTCAAGGACGGCCGCACGATGTTCTCGTTCTACGTGCTGCCCGCGCTGCCGTTCCTGATCCTGGCCGTCGTCTACGTCCTCGGCGCGATCATGACACCTCCGACGGGCATGGCCACCGGCAAGGCCCGCACCGACCGCCAGCTCATCGGCACGGTGGCCGCGGGAGCCTACGTCATACTGGTGGCGCTGTGTTTCGCGTACTTCTTCCCGATCTTCACCAACCAGGTCATCCCGTACGAGGACTGGTCCGCCCGCCTGTGGCTCGGCAGCCGGTGGATCTGA